The Rhodobacter sp. genome segment AAGGTCTGGTGGACGTCGCGCATTCGGTGCAGATCGGCATCCGCACGGAATGCGCGGATTACCTGGGCGTCAACGTCATCGACGCGCCCGCGGTCCACCGCCTGGGGCCCGAGGCGGTGGCGGCGCGCGTGCGCGAGATCGTCGGCGACGGCCCGTGCTACCTGACCTTTGACATCGATGCGCTGGACCCGGCGTTCGCCCCCGGAACCGGCACGCCGGTCTGGGGCGGTTTGGCCAGCTGGCAGGCGGCGGCGATCCTCAGGGGGCTGGCCGGGATCCGGCTGACCGGGGGCGACGTGGTCGAGGTCTCGCCGCCCTATGACACCACCGGCGCGACCGCCATCGCCGGGGCGCATGTGGCGATGGAGCTGCTGTGTCTCTACGCCTGGACCCGTCGCGCCGGGTGACGGCGCGCCGCCGCTGCGTCCCGCAAAGCCATGAGGACCCCCATGACCCTGTTGAAAGTGGCGCTGCTGGCGCTGATCGTGCTGTTCGCGGGCTTTGCGCTGTGGGTGCGGATCGCACCCTCGGACCCGGCGCGCTGGCACGTTGACCCACGGACCGCGCCCGATCCGACGACGCCGAATTTCGCCCGCGTGGACCGGGTGGTCGCCCTGCCACCCGCCACTGTCGCCGAACGCATCGCGGCGCGGGCCCGCGCCGAGGGCGCCGAACGCCTGGCGGGCGACGACGTCTTTGCGACCTGGATCGCCCGCTCCCGGCTGATGCGCTATCCCGACTATGTCAGCATCCGCCTGATCCCCGAAAGCACGCCCGACGGAACCGCCACGCGCATCGTCGCGCTGTCGCGGGCGCGGTTCGGCTATGGCGACGGGGGGGTAAACGCGGCCCGGTTGCGGCGCTGGTTGCCGCAGTGACCCGCCGGCGCGCGCGGCGCTAGATCGTGCGGCCCATCCGCCCCGCCAGATCGCAGAAGAATTGCCAGGCCACCCGGCCCGACCGGCCGCCGCGCGTCGCCTGCCATTCGATGGCCTC includes the following:
- a CDS encoding DUF1499 domain-containing protein encodes the protein MTLLKVALLALIVLFAGFALWVRIAPSDPARWHVDPRTAPDPTTPNFARVDRVVALPPATVAERIAARARAEGAERLAGDDVFATWIARSRLMRYPDYVSIRLIPESTPDGTATRIVALSRARFGYGDGGVNAARLRRWLPQ